Proteins from a genomic interval of Sulfurimonas sp. HSL3-2:
- a CDS encoding replication-associated recombination protein A has product MDFTHFLRPKTFDEIVGQSHLVSPSAPLRKLCESGALGHSFFYGTPGSGKTSLSRVIANVMGLPFYEFNATSLKVEQLRKIFDQYENALQRPLIFIDEVHRLAKNQQEVLLPVMEKNSILLIGASTENPFFSLTSAMRSRSMLFELKRINDEEMGSLLDKALSHAKLTCKEDAREYLIVSSNGDARAMLKLLEFASALQSEITLELLKSLRPTAQNDGSSDATVHYDLISALIKSVRGSDADAAIYYLARLIKAGESADFIARRLVILASEDVGNANPQALTLTTSAMTTVAKIGYPEARIILAQAVVYLCASPKSNSAYNAINSALKAVEDGVILEVPKNIQQNNKGYLYPHDFGGYVKQKYLSKELKFVEFKDIGYEKKMKEWMEIIKNS; this is encoded by the coding sequence ATGGATTTTACCCATTTTTTAAGACCAAAAACTTTTGATGAGATCGTCGGACAGTCGCATCTCGTCTCACCTTCTGCGCCGCTTAGAAAACTGTGTGAAAGCGGTGCTCTGGGTCACAGCTTTTTTTACGGGACTCCGGGAAGCGGCAAGACCTCTCTTTCTCGTGTCATCGCAAATGTGATGGGACTTCCCTTTTATGAGTTCAATGCTACATCTTTAAAAGTCGAACAGCTGAGAAAGATCTTCGACCAGTATGAAAATGCTCTGCAACGTCCGCTTATCTTTATTGACGAGGTTCACCGTTTAGCTAAAAATCAGCAGGAGGTACTGCTTCCTGTTATGGAGAAAAACTCCATCTTGTTGATAGGTGCTTCTACTGAAAACCCATTTTTCTCTCTTACTTCTGCGATGCGTTCACGTTCTATGCTTTTCGAACTCAAAAGAATCAATGATGAAGAGATGGGCTCTCTTTTAGACAAAGCTCTTTCTCATGCGAAGCTTACATGTAAAGAGGATGCAAGAGAGTACCTGATCGTGAGTTCAAACGGCGATGCACGAGCTATGCTGAAACTTTTAGAGTTCGCTTCGGCACTGCAAAGCGAGATAACATTAGAACTTTTAAAATCGCTTCGTCCGACAGCACAAAATGACGGTAGCAGTGATGCGACAGTGCATTATGACCTTATAAGCGCGCTCATAAAATCTGTCCGAGGAAGCGACGCCGATGCTGCTATCTATTACTTAGCACGTCTTATAAAAGCAGGTGAGTCGGCTGACTTTATTGCGAGACGTCTTGTAATACTAGCAAGCGAGGATGTGGGAAATGCCAATCCTCAAGCATTGACACTGACCACTTCGGCAATGACTACAGTGGCAAAGATCGGGTATCCGGAAGCACGCATCATCTTAGCACAAGCCGTAGTGTATCTTTGTGCTTCTCCAAAATCAAACAGTGCATATAATGCGATAAACAGTGCACTTAAAGCAGTGGAAGATGGAGTTATACTCGAAGTTCCTAAAAACATACAACAGAATAATAAAGGGTATCTGTATCCTCACGATTTCGGCGGATATGTAAAACAGAAGTATCTAAGTAAAGAGTTGAAGTTTGTAGAATTTAAAGATATAGGTTATGAAAAAAAGATGAAAGAGTGGATGGAGATTATCAAAAACTCTTAA
- the rplT gene encoding 50S ribosomal protein L20: protein MPRVKTGTVRRARHKKILKLAKGFYSGRRKHFRKAKEQLERSMYYAFRDRKQKKREFRSLWIVRINAACRLNDINYSSFINGLKKAGIELDRKILADMAMNDAAAFSAVVTSAKAAL from the coding sequence ATGCCAAGAGTAAAAACTGGTACTGTGCGTAGAGCACGTCACAAAAAAATATTAAAACTTGCAAAAGGTTTTTATAGCGGTCGTCGTAAACACTTCCGTAAAGCGAAAGAACAATTAGAACGTTCAATGTACTATGCGTTCCGTGACCGTAAACAGAAAAAACGTGAATTCCGTAGTTTATGGATCGTTCGTATAAACGCAGCTTGTCGTTTAAACGATATCAACTACTCTTCTTTCATCAATGGTTTGAAAAAAGCTGGCATCGAGCTTGACCGTAAAATTCTTGCTGATATGGCTATGAATGATGCAGCAGCGTTCAGCGCAGTTGTAACATCTGCTAAAGCAGCACTATAA
- the rpmI gene encoding 50S ribosomal protein L35, which yields MPKMKSVKGAVKRFKVKKNGTVKRGTAFRSHILTKQDAATRRGQNTPKVVAKVDEKNIKAMIA from the coding sequence ATGCCAAAGATGAAATCGGTAAAAGGCGCTGTAAAGCGTTTTAAAGTTAAGAAAAATGGTACAGTTAAACGTGGAACAGCGTTTCGTAGTCATATCTTAACAAAACAAGATGCAGCAACTCGTCGTGGTCAAAACACGCCAAAAGTAGTGGCAAAAGTTGATGAGAAAAATATTAAGGCAATGATCGCTTAA